A region of Candidatus Eisenbacteria bacterium DNA encodes the following proteins:
- a CDS encoding cytochrome b N-terminal domain-containing protein — translation MRLIQRVSEWLDQRLQLAAPIQATMAHPIPRQTASWFYVFGSAALTVFVLQIVTGILLALVYVPSAGEAWNSLQLLNHEISMGWFIRALHGWGSNFMIAIVLIHMVQVFLFGAYKFPRELTWIVGVLLLLMTLGMAFTGQVLRFDQDAYWGLGIGASISSRVPVLGPWLVNLLLGGPIIAGTTLSRFFALHVFVIPGLLIAFIAVHLLLVLRLGVNEWPMPGRVVRRATYLQEYHQLTHGAQGVPFVPAAVWKDIFFSGCMLLSIAACAAMLGPFGPGGTPDPTIIQTAPRPDFFFLWLYAVLSLLPPSLETPVLLIGPAIVLLVLLGLPFVSGEGEKSWQRRPIAVLTILLVAVALGTFTHLSGHAPWSPAMDAWSSDPIPPRYLKGSTALERQGALVFQVKQCHNCHALDDRGGQRGPALDSVAVRLTQDQLIRQVIQGGGNMPAYGKNLSPAETTALVAFLETLHPAGQSPARDASRAVALSTGGDGASSLRP, via the coding sequence GTGCGCTTGATCCAGCGTGTAAGCGAGTGGCTCGATCAGCGCCTCCAACTCGCCGCCCCCATCCAGGCGACGATGGCGCACCCGATCCCGCGCCAGACCGCGAGCTGGTTCTACGTGTTCGGCAGTGCCGCGCTGACCGTTTTCGTCCTGCAGATCGTCACCGGCATTCTGCTCGCCCTGGTGTATGTGCCGTCGGCGGGCGAGGCCTGGAACAGCCTGCAGCTCCTGAATCACGAAATCTCCATGGGCTGGTTCATCCGCGCGCTGCACGGATGGGGCTCGAATTTCATGATCGCCATCGTCCTCATTCACATGGTGCAGGTCTTCCTCTTCGGGGCATACAAATTCCCCAGAGAGTTGACCTGGATCGTCGGCGTCCTCTTGCTCCTGATGACGCTCGGCATGGCGTTCACGGGGCAGGTCCTGCGGTTCGATCAGGATGCCTATTGGGGACTCGGGATCGGCGCGTCGATCTCCAGCCGGGTCCCGGTGCTCGGGCCGTGGCTGGTGAACCTGTTGCTCGGCGGTCCGATCATCGCGGGCACGACGCTGTCGCGCTTCTTCGCGCTGCATGTGTTCGTCATCCCCGGACTGCTGATCGCATTCATTGCCGTGCATCTGCTTCTGGTGCTGAGGCTCGGCGTCAACGAATGGCCGATGCCGGGGCGTGTCGTGCGCCGCGCGACGTATCTCCAGGAGTATCATCAGCTGACGCATGGCGCGCAGGGGGTGCCGTTCGTCCCGGCCGCCGTGTGGAAGGACATCTTCTTCTCCGGCTGCATGCTGCTGTCGATTGCCGCGTGCGCTGCAATGCTCGGCCCCTTCGGTCCAGGCGGTACGCCCGACCCGACGATCATCCAGACTGCGCCGCGCCCCGATTTCTTCTTCTTATGGCTCTATGCCGTGTTGTCGTTGCTCCCGCCGTCGCTGGAAACTCCCGTGTTGTTGATCGGACCGGCGATCGTGCTGCTCGTGCTGCTTGGACTTCCCTTCGTGTCCGGTGAGGGCGAGAAGAGCTGGCAGCGGCGCCCGATCGCGGTGCTGACCATCCTGCTCGTGGCGGTCGCGCTCGGGACCTTCACCCATCTGTCCGGTCATGCACCGTGGAGTCCGGCGATGGATGCGTGGAGCAGCGACCCGATTCCTCCGCGATATCTGAAGGGCAGCACGGCGCTGGAGCGGCAAGGAGCGCTCGTGTTTCAAGTCAAGCAGTGCCACAACTGCCATGCGCTGGACGACCGCGGCGGGCAGCGCGGACCGGCGCTCGATTCCGTCGCCGTCCGGCTCACGCAGGATCAACTGATCCGCCAAGTCATCCAGGGCGGCGGCAACATGCCCGCGTACGGAAAGAACCTGAGCCCTGCGGAGACCACGGCGCTCGTGGCGTTCCTCGAAACACTGCATCCCGCCGGGCAGTCGCCGGCACGCGATGCCTCTCGGGCGGTCGCGCTGAGCACGGGCGGGGACGGAGCGTCCTCGCTGCGGCCGTAG
- a CDS encoding Rieske 2Fe-2S domain-containing protein gives MTVTEGLSRRALLVRLGVGFNVLVATLMGVPIVRYILSPLTRERRPGYEAWLSLGSLDQFPQGQTRFATYRNPVVNPWDGETGTIACWVRHVAGDDFQVFAVNCAHLGCPVRWFPQSDLFMCPCHGGAYYADGSRASGPPDRGLFEYRYKIEAGNLLIKAGELPTPGRLAAVAAEKPSCA, from the coding sequence ATGACCGTGACCGAGGGACTGTCGCGACGGGCGTTGCTCGTCAGGCTTGGGGTCGGCTTCAACGTGCTCGTCGCGACGCTGATGGGCGTACCCATCGTGCGCTACATCCTGTCCCCGCTCACGCGTGAGCGCCGGCCAGGATACGAGGCGTGGCTCTCACTCGGCTCTCTCGATCAGTTCCCCCAAGGTCAGACGCGTTTCGCGACCTATCGCAACCCGGTGGTGAACCCGTGGGACGGCGAAACGGGGACAATCGCCTGCTGGGTGCGCCACGTTGCAGGTGACGACTTTCAGGTCTTCGCCGTCAACTGCGCGCACCTCGGGTGCCCCGTCCGTTGGTTCCCGCAATCCGACTTGTTCATGTGCCCCTGCCACGGTGGCGCGTACTACGCGGACGGCTCGCGCGCCTCCGGACCACCGGACCGTGGCTTGTTCGAGTATCGCTACAAGATCGAAGCGGGAAATCTTCTCATCAAAGCCGGTGAACTCCCCACGCCCGGGCGCCTGGCGGCCGTCGCCGCGGAGAAGCCGTCGTGCGCTTGA
- a CDS encoding c-type cytochrome encodes MSYRVLLLAALVSTAFGCDGAPGRPAADSAVVAPNKVVDFGLLYATNCAGCHGANGSGGAAIGLADPVYLAIADDATIRRVTSDGVPGTAMPAFAQGAGGLLTEEQIDAIVKGIRARWGKPNVLGDADVPPYAAPAAGNPARGADVYARYCSSCHGADGRGGQRAGSIVEGTYLALVSDQGLRTTVIVGRPEMGAPDWRGNVPGTPLSSEDVSDVVAWLAARRPRLSRPDSSSRDAREAFTVGGLQ; translated from the coding sequence ATGAGCTATCGGGTCCTTCTGCTCGCCGCCCTCGTGAGCACGGCCTTCGGGTGCGACGGTGCGCCTGGACGCCCGGCGGCGGACTCCGCAGTGGTTGCGCCCAACAAGGTCGTCGACTTCGGCCTGCTCTACGCGACGAACTGCGCCGGATGCCACGGGGCGAACGGCAGCGGGGGAGCGGCGATCGGGTTGGCCGACCCCGTGTATCTCGCCATCGCGGACGACGCGACGATCCGCCGTGTCACCAGCGACGGTGTTCCGGGAACCGCCATGCCGGCGTTCGCGCAGGGCGCTGGAGGTCTGCTGACCGAGGAGCAGATCGACGCCATCGTGAAGGGCATCCGCGCGCGCTGGGGCAAGCCGAACGTCCTCGGCGATGCGGACGTTCCGCCCTACGCTGCGCCGGCGGCCGGCAATCCCGCGCGGGGCGCGGACGTGTACGCCCGCTATTGCTCTTCGTGTCACGGTGCCGACGGGCGCGGAGGACAGCGCGCCGGCTCGATCGTCGAGGGTACGTATCTCGCCCTGGTGAGCGACCAGGGCTTGCGCACGACCGTCATCGTCGGGCGGCCCGAAATGGGCGCTCCAGACTGGCGGGGCAACGTGCCGGGCACACCGCTGTCGTCCGAGGATGTCTCCGACGTCGTCGCTTGGCTGGCGGCGCGACGGCCGCGGCTTTCACGACCGGACTCGAGTAGCCGAGACGCGCGTGAGGCGTTCACCGTGGGAGGACTTCAATGA